A single genomic interval of Oryza sativa Japonica Group chromosome 7, ASM3414082v1 harbors:
- the LOC4343473 gene encoding F-box protein At5g07610 produces MARHFTNATGRGMPLVCPTFSFLPQCHHVVILDSCNGLLLCRCHVSRETLQFQYAVCNPATGECVMLPDANWAIDENRTACLCFDPAISSHFHVLEYVEDEEYVEDEDEYDALVTGVVIYSSKTGLWSLHVNGWDDEVMVSLPVDRTRVFLNGFLHSVTTCDIVAVDMEGKKWRKIPMPDPDGDIGIIHQTQGRLCAFNVDPNDILELSIWFLEDYDTDNWILKHTVSSINLFGRKKYQLDFDYQVIAVHPECNLIFFVYGWHNTLMAYEMDRKEVRVIRKLGHESCLPYLPYVPMFSESLPDGWC; encoded by the coding sequence ATGGCGCGCCATTTCACCAACGCCACTGGGAGAGGCATGCCTCTCGTCTGCCCGACCTTCTCCTTCCTGCCCCAGTGCCACCACGTCGTCATCTTGGATAGCTGCAatggcctcctcctctgccgctGCCACGTGTCTCGTGAGACTTTGCAGTTCCAGTATGCTGTGTGCAATCCTGCGACCGGGGAATGTGTGATGTTGCCGGACGCCAACTGGGCTATTGACGAGAACCGCACCGCCTGCTTGTGTTTCGATCCAGCCATCTCGTCGCATTTCCATGTGCTCGAGTATGTGGAGGATGAAGAGTATGTGGAGGATGAAGATGAATACGACGCACTGGTCACAGGGGTGGTGATCTATTCGTCTAAAACTGGGTTATGGAGTCTCCATGTAAATGGATGGGATGATGAAGTTATGGTTAGCCTTCCGGTCGATCGGACAAGGGTTTTCCTTAATGGTTTTCTGCATTCTGTCACGACTTGCGATATTGTGGCTGTTGACATGGAGGGGAAGAAATGGAGGAAGATTCCCATGCCGGATCCTGATGGTGATATTGGGATAATTCATCAAACTCAGGGTCGCTTGTGTGCTTTTAATGTTGATCCAAATGATATCCTCGAACTGTCAATTTGGTTTCTTGAAGACTATGATACAGATAATTGGATCTTAAAGCACACCGTTAGCTCAATTAATCTGTTTGGACGAAAGAAATACCAATTAGATTTTGACTACCAAGTAATTGCAGTTCATCCAGAATGCAATTTGATCTTCTTTGTTTATGGATGGCACAATACTTTGATGGCGTATGAAATGGATCGCAAGGAAGTCCGTGTCATACGCAAACTCGGACATGAGTCATGCCTGCCATACCTACCATATGTTCCAATGTTCTCTGAGTCATTACCTGATGGGTGGTGCTAA